In a single window of the Elaeis guineensis isolate ETL-2024a chromosome 4, EG11, whole genome shotgun sequence genome:
- the LOC105042528 gene encoding polyamine transporter PUT1 isoform X3 — MGECGHLDHHSLVEEAGKVHTLQKVSILPLVFLIYHEVSGGAFGAEECVQAAGPLLTIIGFLVFPFIWSIPEALITAEMGTMFPENGGYVVWVSSALGPYWGFQLGWMKWLSGVIDSALYPVLFLDYLKSVIPALGGGLPRTFAALGLTGALTYMNYRGLNIVGLFAVFLGVFSILPFIVMGLVATPRLRPKRWLVVDLHNVDWNLYLNTLFWNLNYWDSISTLAGEVDNPSKSLPKALFYAAILIILSYLYPLLIGTGAIPLDRKLWTDGYFSDIAKIIGGVWLTWWMQGAAAASNMGMFIAKMSSYSYQLLGMAELGMLPKFFSMRSRYGTPLIGIMFSASGVLLLSWLSFQEIIAAENILYCFGMLLEFLAFMRLRIKCPMAPRPYKIPLGTIGSILIIIPPTLVIFVELAFASLKIMIISFVAVIIGLILRPCLKYLEKKRWLRFSIITDIPDLRATENENAVESLID; from the coding sequence ATGGGTGAATGTGGCCACCTTGATCACCACAGCCTTGTTGAAGAAGCTGGAAAAGTACATACTCTCCAAAAGGTCTCAATTCTACCTCTAGTGTTCTTAATCTACCATGAGGTCTCTGGTGGTGCATTTGGTGCAGAAGAGTGTGTTCAGGCTGCAGGCCCCCTCCTAACCATCATTGGCTTTCTGGTTTTTCCATTCATATGGAGCATCCCAGAAGCATTGATCACCGCCGAGATGGGCACGATGTTCCCGGAGAACGGAGGCTATGTGGTGTGGGTCTCCTCTGCTTTGGGCCCATACTGGGGTTTTCAGCTAGGCTGGATGAAATGGCTTAGCGGTGTCATAGACAGTGCTCTATATCCAGTTCTATTCTTAGACTATCTGAAGTCTGTTATCCCGGCATTAGGAGGAGGTCTCCCAAGAACATTTGCAGCATTAGGCTTGACAGGAGCTCTAACTTACATGAATTATAGAGGTTTGAACATTGTTGGATTGTTTGCTGTCTTCCTTGGTGTCTTCTCAATCCTTCCTTTCATTGTTATGGGGCTTGTAGCTACTCCGAGACTGAGGCCTAAAAGATGGTTGGTGGTTGATCTCCACAATGTTGATTGGAATTTGTACTTGAATACACTCTTTTGGAATCTCAATTACTGGGATTCAATAAGTACTTTGGCAGGAGAGGTTGACAACCCAAGTAAATCATTGCCAAAGGCTCTCTTCTATGCAGCAATCCTTATTATCCTTTCATACTTGTATCCCCTCCTGATAGGCACTGGAGCTATTCCACTTGATAGGAAGCTATGGACAGATGGTTATTTTTCTGATATTGCGAAGATTATTGGTGGGGTCTGGTTGACGTGGTGGATGCAGGGGGCTGCAGCAGCATCCAATATGGGGATGTTTATTGCCAAGATGAGCAGCTATTCTTATCAGCTTCTTGGCATGGCAGAGTTGGGCATGCTCCCAAAGTTCTTTAGCATGAGGTCCCGGTATGGAACTCCTCTTATAGGGATCATGTTCTCTGCCTCTGGGGTCCTCTTGCTTTCCTGGCTGAGCTTTCAAGAGATTATTGctgctgaaaatattctttactgTTTTGGGATGCTCTTGGAATTTTTGGCCTTCATGAGATTAAGGATAAAGTGTCCAATGGCGCCTCGACCTTATAAGATACCTCTAGGGACAATTGGTAGCATATTGATTATTATTCCTCCTACACTGGTGATATTTGTTGAGCTAGCTTTTGCTTCACTCAAAATCATGATCATAAGCTTCGTGGCAGTGATTATTGGTCTCATTTTGCGGCCTTGTCTGAAATATTTGGAGAAGAAGCGGTGGTTGAGGTTCTCCATAATAACTGATATTCCTGATCTTAGAGCTACTGAGAATGAGAATGCTGTTGAGTCTTTGATAGATTAG
- the LOC105042528 gene encoding probable polyamine transporter At1g31830 isoform X2, with protein sequence MGDQDMSQPDGRMEVMMTIAAPSQSNEANTSSPTMGEDSMQKLGNKTNGQSSSIPMGECGHLDHHSLVEEAGKVHTLQKVSILPLVFLIYHEVSGGAFGAEECVQAAGPLLTIIGFLVFPFIWSIPEALITAEMGTMFPENGGYVVWVSSALGPYWGFQLGWMKWLSGVIDSALYPVLFLDYLKSVIPALGGGLPRTFAALGLTGALTYMNYRGLNIVGLFAVFLGVFSILPFIVMGLVATPRLRPKRWLVVDLHNVDWNLYLNTLFWNLNYWDSISTLAGEVDNPSKSLPKALFYAAILIILSYLYPLLIGTGAIPLDRKLWTDGYFSDIAKIIGGVWLTWWMQGAAAASNMGMFIAKMSSYSYQLLGMAELGMLPKFFSMRSRYGTPLIGIMFSASGVLLLSWLSFQEIIAAENILYCFGMLLEFLAFMRLRIKCPMAPRPYKIPLGTIGSILIIIPPTLVIFVELAFASLKIMIISFVAVIIGLILRPCLKYLEKKRWLRFSIITDIPDLRATENENAVESLID encoded by the coding sequence AAATTGGGCAACAAAACAAATGGTCAATCATCTTCTATTCCAATGGGTGAATGTGGCCACCTTGATCACCACAGCCTTGTTGAAGAAGCTGGAAAAGTACATACTCTCCAAAAGGTCTCAATTCTACCTCTAGTGTTCTTAATCTACCATGAGGTCTCTGGTGGTGCATTTGGTGCAGAAGAGTGTGTTCAGGCTGCAGGCCCCCTCCTAACCATCATTGGCTTTCTGGTTTTTCCATTCATATGGAGCATCCCAGAAGCATTGATCACCGCCGAGATGGGCACGATGTTCCCGGAGAACGGAGGCTATGTGGTGTGGGTCTCCTCTGCTTTGGGCCCATACTGGGGTTTTCAGCTAGGCTGGATGAAATGGCTTAGCGGTGTCATAGACAGTGCTCTATATCCAGTTCTATTCTTAGACTATCTGAAGTCTGTTATCCCGGCATTAGGAGGAGGTCTCCCAAGAACATTTGCAGCATTAGGCTTGACAGGAGCTCTAACTTACATGAATTATAGAGGTTTGAACATTGTTGGATTGTTTGCTGTCTTCCTTGGTGTCTTCTCAATCCTTCCTTTCATTGTTATGGGGCTTGTAGCTACTCCGAGACTGAGGCCTAAAAGATGGTTGGTGGTTGATCTCCACAATGTTGATTGGAATTTGTACTTGAATACACTCTTTTGGAATCTCAATTACTGGGATTCAATAAGTACTTTGGCAGGAGAGGTTGACAACCCAAGTAAATCATTGCCAAAGGCTCTCTTCTATGCAGCAATCCTTATTATCCTTTCATACTTGTATCCCCTCCTGATAGGCACTGGAGCTATTCCACTTGATAGGAAGCTATGGACAGATGGTTATTTTTCTGATATTGCGAAGATTATTGGTGGGGTCTGGTTGACGTGGTGGATGCAGGGGGCTGCAGCAGCATCCAATATGGGGATGTTTATTGCCAAGATGAGCAGCTATTCTTATCAGCTTCTTGGCATGGCAGAGTTGGGCATGCTCCCAAAGTTCTTTAGCATGAGGTCCCGGTATGGAACTCCTCTTATAGGGATCATGTTCTCTGCCTCTGGGGTCCTCTTGCTTTCCTGGCTGAGCTTTCAAGAGATTATTGctgctgaaaatattctttactgTTTTGGGATGCTCTTGGAATTTTTGGCCTTCATGAGATTAAGGATAAAGTGTCCAATGGCGCCTCGACCTTATAAGATACCTCTAGGGACAATTGGTAGCATATTGATTATTATTCCTCCTACACTGGTGATATTTGTTGAGCTAGCTTTTGCTTCACTCAAAATCATGATCATAAGCTTCGTGGCAGTGATTATTGGTCTCATTTTGCGGCCTTGTCTGAAATATTTGGAGAAGAAGCGGTGGTTGAGGTTCTCCATAATAACTGATATTCCTGATCTTAGAGCTACTGAGAATGAGAATGCTGTTGAGTCTTTGATAGATTAG
- the LOC105042528 gene encoding probable polyamine transporter At1g31830 isoform X1, whose translation MGDQDMSQPDGRMEVMMTIAAPSQSNEANTSSPTMGEDSMQVASEHKLGNKTNGQSSSIPMGECGHLDHHSLVEEAGKVHTLQKVSILPLVFLIYHEVSGGAFGAEECVQAAGPLLTIIGFLVFPFIWSIPEALITAEMGTMFPENGGYVVWVSSALGPYWGFQLGWMKWLSGVIDSALYPVLFLDYLKSVIPALGGGLPRTFAALGLTGALTYMNYRGLNIVGLFAVFLGVFSILPFIVMGLVATPRLRPKRWLVVDLHNVDWNLYLNTLFWNLNYWDSISTLAGEVDNPSKSLPKALFYAAILIILSYLYPLLIGTGAIPLDRKLWTDGYFSDIAKIIGGVWLTWWMQGAAAASNMGMFIAKMSSYSYQLLGMAELGMLPKFFSMRSRYGTPLIGIMFSASGVLLLSWLSFQEIIAAENILYCFGMLLEFLAFMRLRIKCPMAPRPYKIPLGTIGSILIIIPPTLVIFVELAFASLKIMIISFVAVIIGLILRPCLKYLEKKRWLRFSIITDIPDLRATENENAVESLID comes from the coding sequence AAATTGGGCAACAAAACAAATGGTCAATCATCTTCTATTCCAATGGGTGAATGTGGCCACCTTGATCACCACAGCCTTGTTGAAGAAGCTGGAAAAGTACATACTCTCCAAAAGGTCTCAATTCTACCTCTAGTGTTCTTAATCTACCATGAGGTCTCTGGTGGTGCATTTGGTGCAGAAGAGTGTGTTCAGGCTGCAGGCCCCCTCCTAACCATCATTGGCTTTCTGGTTTTTCCATTCATATGGAGCATCCCAGAAGCATTGATCACCGCCGAGATGGGCACGATGTTCCCGGAGAACGGAGGCTATGTGGTGTGGGTCTCCTCTGCTTTGGGCCCATACTGGGGTTTTCAGCTAGGCTGGATGAAATGGCTTAGCGGTGTCATAGACAGTGCTCTATATCCAGTTCTATTCTTAGACTATCTGAAGTCTGTTATCCCGGCATTAGGAGGAGGTCTCCCAAGAACATTTGCAGCATTAGGCTTGACAGGAGCTCTAACTTACATGAATTATAGAGGTTTGAACATTGTTGGATTGTTTGCTGTCTTCCTTGGTGTCTTCTCAATCCTTCCTTTCATTGTTATGGGGCTTGTAGCTACTCCGAGACTGAGGCCTAAAAGATGGTTGGTGGTTGATCTCCACAATGTTGATTGGAATTTGTACTTGAATACACTCTTTTGGAATCTCAATTACTGGGATTCAATAAGTACTTTGGCAGGAGAGGTTGACAACCCAAGTAAATCATTGCCAAAGGCTCTCTTCTATGCAGCAATCCTTATTATCCTTTCATACTTGTATCCCCTCCTGATAGGCACTGGAGCTATTCCACTTGATAGGAAGCTATGGACAGATGGTTATTTTTCTGATATTGCGAAGATTATTGGTGGGGTCTGGTTGACGTGGTGGATGCAGGGGGCTGCAGCAGCATCCAATATGGGGATGTTTATTGCCAAGATGAGCAGCTATTCTTATCAGCTTCTTGGCATGGCAGAGTTGGGCATGCTCCCAAAGTTCTTTAGCATGAGGTCCCGGTATGGAACTCCTCTTATAGGGATCATGTTCTCTGCCTCTGGGGTCCTCTTGCTTTCCTGGCTGAGCTTTCAAGAGATTATTGctgctgaaaatattctttactgTTTTGGGATGCTCTTGGAATTTTTGGCCTTCATGAGATTAAGGATAAAGTGTCCAATGGCGCCTCGACCTTATAAGATACCTCTAGGGACAATTGGTAGCATATTGATTATTATTCCTCCTACACTGGTGATATTTGTTGAGCTAGCTTTTGCTTCACTCAAAATCATGATCATAAGCTTCGTGGCAGTGATTATTGGTCTCATTTTGCGGCCTTGTCTGAAATATTTGGAGAAGAAGCGGTGGTTGAGGTTCTCCATAATAACTGATATTCCTGATCTTAGAGCTACTGAGAATGAGAATGCTGTTGAGTCTTTGATAGATTAG
- the LOC105042525 gene encoding ATP-dependent Clp protease proteolytic subunit 4, chloroplastic, with protein MTSLSVSAPLKPSFLPSRSIPPKTLKPRTLLYKSSPPTVRALISSSSPPTRSSSHGGTFGLGLGEETQGYSSSHGSSLYVSSPYFTAPQTPATAMKGAEADVMGLLLRERIVFLGSSIDDFVADAIISQLLLLDAQDSTKDIRLFINSPGGSLSATMAIYDVVQLVRADVSTVALGIAASTTSIILGGGTKGKRLAMPNTRIMIHQPLGGASGQAIDVEIQAREIMHNKNNITRIISGFTGRTFEQVQKDIDRDRYMSPIEAVEYGIIDGVIDRDSIIPLVPVPERVKPKLNYEEISKDPRKFLTPEIPDDEIY; from the exons ATGACCTCCCTCTCCGTCTCCGCTCCCCTCAAaccctccttcctcccctctcgaTCCATTCCGCCAAAAACCCTCAAACCTCGCACCCTTCTCTATAAATCGTCTCCTCCCACCGTCCGCGCCCTCATCTCTTCCTCCTCCCCTCCCACGAGATCCTCCTCCCATGGCGGAACCTTTGGTTTAGGGTTAGGTGAAGAAACCCAGGGATATTCTTCTTCTCATGGGTCTTCTCTGTATGTGAGCTCGCCCTACTTCACGGCTCCTCAGACCCCGGCGACGGCCATGAAGGGGGCGGAGGCCGACGTGATGGGCCTGCTGCTGAGGGAGCGGATCGTGTTCCTTGGGAGCAGCATCGATGACTTCGTGGCGGACGCCATCATAAGCCAGTTGCTTCTCCTCGACGCCCAGGATTCCACCAAGGACATCAGGCTCTTCATCAATTCCCCTGGAGGCTCCCTCAG TGCTACAATGGCTATATATGATGTGGTTCAGCTTGTGAGAGCAGATGTTTCGACTGTTGCACTTGGCATTGCAGCATCTACAACATCTATCATCCTTGGTGGTGGTACCAAGGGTAAGCGACTTGCCATGCCCAACACGCGGATAATGATCCATCAGCCTCTTGGAGGTGCTAGTGGTCAAGCTATAGATGTTGAGATTCAGGCTAGAGAGATCATGCATAACAAGAACAATATCACTAGAATTATCTCTGGCTTTACTGGTCGTACATTTGAACAGGTCCAGAAAGATATTGATAGAGACCGTTACATGTCCCCTATTGAGGCTGTTGAATATGGGATTATTGATGGTGTTATTGATAGGGATTCCATCATCCCGCTTGTACCTGTGCCTGAGAGAGTGAAGCCTAAACTGAATTACGAGGAGATCAGTAAAGATCCTAGGAAATTTTTGACACCGGAGATTCCTGATGATGAGATATACTGA
- the LOC105042526 gene encoding polyamine transporter RMV1 produces MGEYAHVHHHSLDDAAQRVHNLQKLSILPLVFLIYHEVSGGAFGAEDCVRAAGPLLAILGFMVFTFIWSIPEALITVEMGTMFPENGGYVVWVSSAFGPYWGFQQGWMKWISGAIDNALYPVLFLDYLKAVIPSLGGGLPRTFAVLSLTAALTYMNYRGLTIVGRVAISLGLFSILPFIIMGLMAIPKLRPERWLVVDLHHVDWTLYLNTLFWNLNYWDSISTLAGELDNPKESLPKALFYAAILVILANLFPLLIGTGAVPLDRESWTDGYFSIISRIVGGLWLTWLMQVAAAASNMGMFVAKMSSYSYQLLGMAEWGMLPELFSMRSHHGTPVMGILFSASGVLLLSWMSFQEIIAAENVLYCFGMLLEFLAFIRLRIKYPMVTRPFKIPLGLSGSILMLVPPTLLMLVELAFASPKIMVISLFVVIIGLTLQPCLKLVEKKQWLRFSKSPEIPDFGATDNKNAVELSDGGGRSLAMEELQLLPISRDLYPLID; encoded by the coding sequence ATGGGTGAATATGCTCATGTCCATCACCACAGCCTTGATGATGCAGCTCAAAGGGTACATAATCTTCAGAAGCTCTCAATTCTACCTCTCGTGTTCTTAATCTACCATGAGGTCTCTGGTGGTGCATTTGGTGCAGAAGACTGTGTTCGAGCTGCAGGCCCCCTCCTAGCCATCCTTGGCTTTATGGTTTTCACATTCATATGGAGCATTCCTGAAGCActgatcaccgtcgagatggGCACGATGTTCCCGGAGAATGGAGGCTACGTGGTGTGGGTCTCTTCTGCCTTTGGTCCATACTGGGGCTTTCAGCAAGGATGGATGAAATGGATCAGTGGTGCTATAGACAATGCTCTATATCCAGTACTATTCTTGGATTATCTAAAAGCTGTCATCCCATCATTAGGAGGAGGACTCCCAAGAACTTTTGCAGTGTTAAGTTTGACAGCAGCACTAACTTACATGAATTATAGAGGACTGACCATAGTTGGACGTGTTGCAATCTCCCTTGGTCTCTTCTCAATCCTTCCTTTCATCATTATGGGACTCATGGCTATTCCAAAGCTGAGGCCTGAAAGATGGTTAGTGGTTGATCTCCACCATGTTGATTGGACTTTGTACTTGAATACACTCTTTTGGAACCTAAACTATTGGGATTCAATCAGTACTTTGGCAGGAGAGCTTgacaatccaaaagaatcattgcCAAAGGCTCTCTTTTATGCAGCAATTTTGGTTATCCTGGCAAACTTGTTTCCCCTCCTCATTGGCACAGGAGCAGTACCACTTGATAGAGAGTCATGGACAGATGGTTATTTTTCCATTATCTCGAGGATTGTCGGTGGGCTTTGGTTGACATGGTTGATGCAGGTTGCAGCAGCAGCATCCAACATGGGGATGTTTGTTGCTAAAATGAGTAGCTATTCTTATCAGCTTCTTGGGATGGCAGAATGGGGCATGCTCCCTGAGCTTTTTAGCATGAGGTCCCATCATGGGACTCCTGTCATGGGGATCTTGTTCTCTGCCTCTGGTGTTCTCTTGCTATCTTGGATGAGCTTTCAAGAGATCATTGCTGCAGAAAATGTACTCTACTGCTTTGGAATGCTGTTGGAGTTTCTTGCCTTCATTAGATTAAGGATAAAATATCCAATGGTAACTCGACCTTTTAAGATACCACTCGGGTTAAGTGGCAGCATATTGATGCTTGTTCCTCCTACATTGTTGATGCTTGTCGAGTTAGCTTTTGCTTCTCCCAAAATCATGGTAATAAGTCTCTTCGTGGTGATTATTGGACTTACTCTGCAGCCTTGTTTGAAGCTTGTAGAGAAGAAGCAGTGGTTGAGGTTCTCCAAAAGCCCTGAAATTCCTGATTTTGGAGCTACTGACAATAAGAATGCTGTTGAATTGTCGGATGGTGGTGGGAGAAGTCTTGCAATGGAGGAACTACAGCTCCTTCCGATTTCGAGGGACTTATACCCTTTGATAGATTAG